A stretch of the Papaver somniferum cultivar HN1 chromosome 6, ASM357369v1, whole genome shotgun sequence genome encodes the following:
- the LOC113290114 gene encoding pentatricopeptide repeat-containing protein At3g02330, mitochondrial-like, whose protein sequence is MVKLGINSLRVYYRREHPSLYKTNTTSSYSSFKTFTVSAFLSNTVELEQAKRTTTKIITFSRIFQECSNKKLLIHVGKQAHSQMITTGFVPTTFVTNCLIHMYIRCSILDYASKVFDEMPNPDVVSSNAMISGYARYGYMDLAHSVFDSMLVRDVISWNSLISGYLQNGYYSKPIVLFLQMGQMGIRPDHTTFSVILKSCSFSENLDLGNQMHCLIVQMGFDCDVVTGSALLDMYAKCKSLTDANCVFREMPLRNWVSWSAMVAGCVHNDQLLDSFELFKEMQREGIGVNQSTYASILRSCAGLSSLSLGSQMHAHTLKNDFGTDAIVGTATLDMYAKCNNLRDALRVFNSLPNHNLQSWNAIIVGHARNDQGFSALQLFRRMHITGVGMDEISFSGVFSACAAIQGHLEGLQMHGLAVKSGFDSNVCVENAMLDMYGKCKSLAEARRVFDMLERRDLVSWNAIIAAYEQNGNEEETLLLFFRMIRSGMEPDQFTYGSVLKACAGWEAPNRGMEIHDRVIKSGLSSDMFVGSSLIDMYCKCGMIEEAKKLHERMGKHTVVSWNAMISGFSLQKQNENAQKLFSQMLDIGLTPDKFTYATVLDTCANMATIGLGKQIHAQIIKNELQKDVYISSTLIDMYSKCGNMEDSLLMFDKMHERDFVSWNAMICACAQHGLAEEAINVFENMKLENVKPGSASFIAVLRACGYMGWFEEGSRYFQSMVDDYGLEPQLEHYSCMVDIIGRSGRVKEALKMINEMPFGADVVVWRTLLSVCKIHGDVEVAKLAASSIMQLDPQDSAAYILLSNVYAEAGLWSEVSKMRKIMRERGMKKEPGCSWIEVKSKVHPFLVGDKSHPECVEMYNRLDTLVKEMKWVGYNPDKYLSFNDEEDEKEE, encoded by the coding sequence ATGGTTAAATTGGGAATCAATTCCTTGAGAGTCTACTACAGAAGAGAGCATCCATCTCTttacaaaactaatactacctcCTCCTATTCCTCATTCAAAACATTCACCGTCTCTGCATTTCTATCTAATACAGTTGAATTAGAACAAGCAAAACGCACCACCACCAAAATAATCACTTTTTCACGGATTTTTCAAGAATGTTCAAACAAGAAATTACTAATACATGTAGGGAAGCAAGCTCATTCCCAGATGATAACAACTGGATTTGTTCCAACAACTTTTGTTACGAATTGTTTGATTCATATGTACATCAGATGCTCGATTTTAGATTACGCATCTAAAGTATTCGATGAAATGCCTAATCCAGATGTAGTGTCGTCGAACGCGATGATATCTGGTTACGCCAGGTATGGTTACATGGATCTTGCACATTCTGTTTTTGATTCAATGCTGGTAAGAGATGTCATCTCATGGAACTCTTTGATTTCGGGGTATTTGCAGAATGGTTATTACTCCAAACCTATTGTTTTGTTCTTGCAAATGGGACAAATGGGTATAAGACCTGACCATACAACTTTTTCTGTTATTCTCAAATCGTGTTCTTTCTCGGAGAATCTTGATTTAGGAAATCAGATGCATTGTCTTATAGTCCAGATGGGTTTCGACTGTGATGTGGTAACTGGGAGTGCTCTTTTAGATATGTATGCAAAATGTAAAAGCTTGACGGATGCCAATTGTGTTTTTCGTGAAATGCCACTACGGAATTGGGTTTCTTGGAGCGCAATGGTTGCTGGCTGTGTTCATAATGATCAGCTCTTGGACAGTTTTGAGCTGTTCAAGGAGATGCAAAGAGAAGGAATAGGAGTCAATCAATCTACTTATGCAAGTATTTTGAGGTCTTGTGCAGGTTTATCTTCATTGTCATTAGGATCTCAGATGCATGCCCATACTTTAAAGAACGATTTTGGAACCGATGCTATAGTAGGAACAGCAACTCTAGACATGTATGCAAAATGCAATAATCTGAGAGATGCTTTAAGGGTTTTCAATTCTTTGCCGAACCATAATTTGCAGTCATGGAATGCTATTATCGTTGGCCATGCTAGAAATGATCAAGGTTTTAGTGCTTTACAATTATTCAGGCGTATGCACATAACTGGGGTTGGTATGGACGAGATTAGTTTTTCCGGTGTTTTTAGTGCCTGTGCAGCGATCCAAGGGCATCTAGAGGGGTTACAGATGCATGGGTTAGCAGTTAAAAGTGGTTTTGACTCAAATGTCTGTGTAGAAAATGCAATGTTGGACATGTATGGAAAATGCAAATCTCTGGCTGAAGCTCGTAGAGTATTTGATATGCTGGAAAGAAGAGATCTTGTATCTTGGAACGCAATTATAGCAGCTTATGAACAGAATGGAAATGAAGAGGAAACACTTTTGCTCTTCTTTAGAATGATTAGGTCAGGCATGGAACCTGACCAATTCACTTATGGTAGTGTATTAAAGGCCTGTGCAGGTTGGGAAGCTCCAAACCGTGGAATGGAGATTCATGATAGAGTCATTAAATCAGGACTCAGCTCAGATATGTTTGTTGGAAGTTCTCTCATAGATATGTACTGTAAATGTGGTATGATTGAAGAAGCAAAGAAGCTCCATGAAAGAATGGGGAAACATACAGTCGTGTCATGGAATGCAATGATATCTGGATTTTCATTACAGAAACAAAATGAGAATGCTCAAAAATTATTTTCCCAGATGTTGGACATTGGATTAACACCTGATAAATTTACTTATGCAACTGTTCTTGATACTTGTGCTAATATGGCTACGATTGGACTTGGTAAACAAATTCATGCTCAAATTATTAAGAATGAGTTGCAAAAGGATGTTTACATTTCAAGCACTCTTATAGATATGTATTCGAAGTGTGGTAACATGGAAGATTCTCTGTTAATGTTTGACAAAATGCATGAAAGAGATTTTGTGTCATGGAACGCTATGATCTGTGCATGCGCTCAACATGGTCTTGCAGAAGAGGCTATTAATGTATTTGAAAACATGAAACTTGAAAACGTTAAGCCTGGCAGTGCCAGTTTTATAGCAGTACTTCGGGCTTGTGGCTATATGGGCTGGTTTGAAGAAGGATCGCGTTACTTCCAATCTATGGTAGACGATTATGGGTTAGAACCTCAGTTGGAGCATTATTCATGTATGGTGGATATAATTGGACGGTCAGGACGAGTCAAGGAGGCTTTGAAGATGATCAATGAGATGCCATTTGGGGCGGATGTTGTAGTTTGGAGAACCCTTCTCAGTGTTTGTAAAATTCACGGGGATGTTGAGGTTGCAAAACTTGCAGCAAGTTCGATTATGCAGTTAGATCCTCAAGATTCTGCTGCCTATATTCTTTTATCGAATGTTTATGCTGAAGCAGGACTGTGGAGTGAAGTTTCTAAAATGAGAAAGATAATGAGGGAGAGAGGAATGAAAAAAGAACCAGGTTGCAGCTGGATAGAAGTGAAGAGCAAGGTTCATCCGTTTCTTGTAGGGGATAAATCTCACCCTGAGTGTGTAGAAATGTATAATAGGCTGGATACACTGGTTAAAGAGATGAAATGGGTTGGTTATAATCCTGACAAGTATCTTAGTTTTAACGACGAGGAAGATGAGAAAGAAGAGTAG